CAGTGACAGCAATCCAAAAGGTGATCGTCAAACATAGAAGTGATTTTGAAGTAGTATTCCCTGCAGACCTGGAAGTAAGTTGTGAGGCAAATGATGCCACCGATACCAGTCGAACCGGAATTCCACAGATCAGCGATGATGATTGTGAGCAGGTAGGCGTGCGCTACGAAGATGAGATCAGTACAGTGACGGATGGAGCTTGCTACAAGATCATCCGCACCTGGACCTTGATCGACTGGTGTATCTATGATCCAAACGCTCATACGATCCATCCGGATGTCATCGTGGATGACAGACTGCGGGCTAACGACAAAGACAGAGCTTGTATCTTCCGCAATCTCAAAGACAACGGAGATGGATATGTCAAATACGTACAGATCATCAAAGTGACGGATCATCAGGCACCGGTAGTGACCTGCAAAGACAGTACACTCTGTATCACCAGTGGCTGTACAGCTAATGTGAATATCCCATTAGTTGGCACAGACAATTGCGCAGACAAAGTACTGTTCAGAGTAGATATCACAAGACCGGATAATAGTACAGAGACCAGAGTGGATGTAAGTGCCATCAGTGGCACATTCGCCGCAGGAATCTATAAAGTGAGGATCATCGGTCGCGATCATTGTGGCAATGAAGATACTTGCCAGATGAACCTGACGATCAAGGATTGCAAAGCACCGACGCCATACTGCCTGAATGGAGTAGCGACGGTCGTGATGCCAAGCACCGGAAGTATCCAGATCTGGGCCAAAGACCTCGATCGGGCCAGTGAAGACAACTGTACAGCGAAGGACAAACTGAAGTTTAGCTTCAGCAGCAATACGGCCGAAGCCAGCAGAGTACTGTCGTGCAGCGATATCCTCAACGGCAGAGAGCAAGCGATCGAGTTATCCATCTGGGTGACAGACGAAGCAGGCAATGCCAACTTCTGCAGGACATATATTTTATTGCAGGACAACGGAGGCACACCAGGAGGAGTATGTAAAGACACTACGGTATCGTTCGCCAATGTGACAGGAAGGTTATATACAGAAGACCAGGAAGGCGTAGAGTTTGCAACCGTCGAAGTCAAAGGACAATCCAGCGCTGGTATCCCAAGCTTCAAGACAGCGAGTGACGGAAGTTACCTGTTCAGCAGCTTACCGATGAGTGGTATACAAAGTATCAAAGCCCTGAGAGATGACAATCCGATGAACGGAGTGTCTACGCTCGACTTAATCCTGATACAGAAGCATATCCTGGGTACCGAGAAGTTGAAGTCAGCGTACAAGATGATCGCTGCAGATATCAATAACAACGATGATATCAGCGTGCTCGACCTGATCGAACTGCGCAAACTGATCCTGGGCTTGTATGACAAACTGCCTAACAATACCAGCTGGAAGTTTGTACCGAAATCACATACATTCACCGATATAGACAACCCATGGGGTTATCCAACGGAGGATGTAATACATGACATGAAGGAACAAATGACTAGTGACTTTGTAGGGGTGAAGATCGGAGATGTCAACAGCAGCGCCCTGTCCCATAGTCTCATGGGCACAGAGATCAGAGGCAATGAAACCGGCCTGATCTTCGAAGTACAGGACAAACTCTATCGCAAAGGCGAGCGGGTAGAAGTAGCATTTACTTCACCAAACTTCAAAGGAGTGTCAGGTTTCCAAGGCACAATGTCCATTGGCAATAAGCAATTGGCAATAGACAAAATTGACGCAGGATCCATAAAAGTAATGGAGGACAATATCGGCCGCCGGTGGGAGCAGGAAGGTCTGATCACCATGAGCTGGAACAGCGCTCAAAGCGTAGATCTAACTGATCGGGAAGTTTTGTTTACGATGGTCTTTACCGCACAATCTGATGGAAAACTGAGCGATGTCTTAAGAATCGGATCACAGCATACCAAAGCAGAGTCCTACGAGGGCAGAGGAGAGCTAGGTAATGTATCTATCCGCTTCATCGGTCAGAATGGTCAGGAAGTAGCAGGCAGATCAGCCTTGTACCAAAACTATCCTAACCCATTTGATCAACGAACCGTGATTGGTCTCAACCTGGCAGAAGCAGGACGAGGTACTTTAAAAGTCACTGACATCACAGGTCGTACGATCAAAGTGATCGAAAAGGACTGGAGCAAAGGCTACCAGGAAGTATGGATAGATCGCAGAGACATCCAGGCAACTGGGGTATTATACTACAGCTTTGATAGCAAAACTTTCAGAGCCGTCAAGAAGATGATCATTCTGGAATGACCATTTATCAGGAGCTTGCCTCGTGGAAAATGATCATATTGGAGTAAAATCTCTCTTATAACAAACAAAAAAGCCTTTGATTTTTCGAAGGCTTTTTTTATGCAAGGGAAGTCAAGTCTCCAGTGTGCTTACCGAACTATCCGAATATTTCTTTACTGTCCGGCTTTCGGATCAAGAGCCAAGAGCCATGTTTTCTCTCCTTGCCTCAGAAGAGAGACAACGAGGTATCGGTTAGCATAAGGCAGCTCACGAGATCGAGGCATTTAATTTTTTTTTTGCTTATTTCAAACACCTGATTATTATTTTAAAAATCATTAACGAAGCAGTAGTTTTGAAGTTAAATATAGGGATATGAATGTAAAATTTTGGGGGTGCCGCGGATCTCTTCCAGCTTCTTATAAGGCAGAATCAGTCCATCAAGCTATTCAGTTTGTATTGAACAAAGCAGTTGAACTTGGAGTCAATCATCAAACGAATCTGGAGGAATTCATTAAAGAACTCCCTTTTGGCATTAGATCTACTTATGGGACCAACACTCCATGTGTCGAAATCGTCGGAGGCAGTGAATATATAATTTGTGATGCAGGGTCCGGTATGCGTGATCTTGGTAAATCTCTTGTAAGTAATCGCAGTGACAAACATATGGTCATCAACCTTATTATGTCCCATTTACATTGGGATCATATGCAAGGGTTCCCTTTTTTTATTCCAGCTTACATTCAAGGTACTACGATACGGATCTGGGGATGTCATCCAAATATCGAAGAGTCCTTTATCAAACAACAGGAATCTCCATTTTTCCCGGTTAGATTGTCGGATATGGGCGCCAATATAAGTTTTTATCGTATGGTTCCGGGCCAGCAATATAACCTTGGAGGGATTGAAATTGGAATCCAGGAACAGCCCCACCCTGGTTTGAGTTATGGTTATTCGTTTATATCCGGGGGGAAGAAAATTGTATACAGCACAGATGTAGAGCATGAGGAAGTAACAAATGATGGACTAAATCCATTTATCGATTTTTATCAAAATGCAGATGTTCTCATTATTGATGGCCAATTTAACCTGGCTGATCATTTGTATACTAAACAAAACTGGGGTCATTCAAGCAACCTGATAGCTATTGAAATGGCCACTATCTCTGCGGTCAAAACCTTATGTCTCTTTCACGCTGATCATTTATTGGATGATATTCAACTGGATAAATTCCTTGCTGATAGCAAAAGATATCATGAGATTTATGCACCAGGCTCAAAGATGAATATAGTCCTGGCCTATGACGGTATGTTGTTAGAGGCCTAACATCAATTATTTCAAAAGATTACACTCGAACATAATTTACATAGATTATTTCCTTGAAAGAGCCATGATAGTGATATCGTCTGATTGCTCTTCCTGTAGAGTAAATTTATCCAAATCGACGATTAATGCTTCTATTAACGACTTAGTATCTTTTACCTTATATTTCTGCAAAAAAGAGAAAAGTCTGTCGTCAGAATACAATTCATGTTTTTGATTCATTGCTTCTGTCACCCCATCTGTAAATAATAAAAACAATTCACCTTGTTTGATATTTACCAGACTGTTTGTATAATGATAATTTTCTATTGCTCCTAAAACAGGACCGTGCAATCCAGTCAATTTACGGCAAGTATCTTCCATTTTAAGTAATGGCATTAAATGACCGGCATTAGAATAAGTCAAGGCTCCGGACTTTAGATCCAGTATGCCCAGAAAATAACTAACAAACATGGATTGATCATTTGAAGCAGAAATGTCAATATTTACTGCAGTGAGAATATCACCAGGTGAAGCTAATTTTCCTCCATGTGCTTTAACCAACGTTTTAGTGACAGCCATAAACAATGCTGCCGGCACACCTTTGCCTGATACATCGCCAATACCGAACAATAAGTGGTCGTCATCTATCATAAAAAAGTCATACAGGTCTCCTCCTACTTCTCTTGCAGGATTGAGCAAGGCATACATGTCCAGCAGGGTAGTTGTGGGATATACTTTTGGCAACATACTCATTTGAATTTCCTGGCCTACATCCAATTCTTTTTTCATGCGCTCGTTGTGCTTGGCTATGATTCTGTTTAATCCGGATAGTTCTTTGTTTTGTTTTTCGATGACCTGATTTTTCTCTGCAAGTATTTTTTTGGATCGTCTTTCTTGTATAAAATTGCGATAGATAAAAAAACTGATCGCTATAAGTGCCAGGGCAATGATCCCTAATATATTACGAAAAGATCGTTCCTGGTTGATGATTGCTTGATTGAGCAACTTTTCTTGGGCTGCATTCAAGCTATCAATCGTTGACTTTTGTTTTAAAGCCAATAGCTGTATGGCTGACTTGTCCAGGTCCTCAAACAATTTTTGATTGATGGAATCCGTGTTATTTAATTCGAGTTCAGCTTTTTTTAATTCATATTGTTTTTGTAATAGGGCTTTCTCTTTCTGTTGTTCATTGACTATAGCCAGTTCTTTGAGTACCCTTTCTTCATCTACTTTACTGCGTAACAGATCAAGGTCCATACTTTTACTTTTTTCCAAAAAGATTTTATAAGAGTCATAATAATGACGGGATTTTTTTAGATCTCCTGCTTTTTCATAGGTTTCTGATAAATTGGCATAACATTTCAACAAATACTCCAACATGAGGTCCTGACGCTTAATTTGCCTGGCTAAGGATGCGGCTTCCTCTAATAGGTCCAGTGATTCCGGATATCGTTTCAGCGCATTGAGAGCGCCTGCACAATTAATCATAGCTTGAACGACTCCTTCTTTTTGGTCAAATGATTTTCTGGCGGCCAGTGTTCTTTGGAAATAGCTATATGACTTTTCAAAATTTTTAACATCGGCATACAACAGGCCAAGATTACTATTGATCATCGCTTCACCATTTTCATTGCCTATACTTTTATTTAATCCAAGTGATTTTTCATAGTACTCAATGGCTTTATTATAATCGTTATGATTCCAATACTTAAAGGCAATATCATTGAGATGACCAGAAGCTTGTTTTAAATTGTTTTGAGAAAGGGATTGCTCATATTTTTCCTGTGCTTCTGCTACAAATGCTGAATCGTTTCTTGACAAGGGCTGAATTTGGCCATAAGCACCAAAGGTGTATAAAATATATAGGAAAGACCATATAGGTCGCCATCGGCCTGGCTGTGATTGCATAAGCTGGTGTTTTAATAAATTTATTTTTCAGCTATATCAAATGAAATAGTCTGATTAGATTCATTGCCAACTTTGTCAATAGCTCTGATTTTAAGCTCATATTTTTTTCCTGCCTGCCAACTGCTGATTGGACTGTTATACAACTGTTCTGGAGCGGAATTCAACTGATAATAAATTTTGTCATTTCCGACCATCTCATCCGTAGCAGCTAAAAATAGGACCAAATGCTTCGGATATACCTGCAACCCTTCTTTTTCTCCAACAGGACCTACGCTGAAATTGGGTAATATTTTAGGAGGATTATTGTCATATAAAACCGTCAGCTGATTGATATTTCTGTTGTTTACATTGTCATATCCGAACATCTCAATTTTGTGGCTACCGGAAGTAGTCTTTAACTGAAATGGTTTTTCGTATCGTGTCTCTGCCTGTGCTCCATCCAAACTATAACTGATATACTGGAGGCCTGATTGAAGGTCTGTAGCGCTCAGATGTATATTTGTTTGAGGTCCAATATATAAATCGTTGGCAGAATTAAAGGATGGCCCGGAGATTGTGTGATTCAAATCAGGACCGGTCAGGTCAAGAAATACCAGATTGATATTGTGTTTGTACTCTTCAGCACCGCTGGGTTGATTGCTGAGTCGATCTACTGAATAAAATTTGATCACGTGATTGCCTTGAATGCTTGGCAGGTAAAAAGGTTCTTCATAAGAAATGAAATTTCCATTATCTATAGAATATTTTATTTCTTTTACACCGGCCTTGTTGTCAATGGCTGTCAACTTCATCTTTGTCCGACCAGAAAAATAAACTTTGTCCTGGTAAAGGAATTTGTCTCCAAGTATGTCTGTCGCAGTCAACGGTGCAAGTTTATCATAATAGAAATCAAATTTGTCAAAATTACTTATATTGCCTACTTGATCTTCCGCATAATATTCAATGCTGTGTGGGCCATCTTCGAGGTGCGTCAGATTCAATTTGTTTCCTCCATATTGAAGGTAGGCCTGATCATCAAATCGATAGAAAGATTTTAATACCCCGGATATATTATCAGTGGCTGTTAGATAAAATGTGGAAGAGCCAGCAAGGGTATTTCCTTCGGATACTCCATTTATATTGTAGGTAATAATGGGAGCAGAAGTATCCACTATAATGGTAGTAGTTTGGATGGATTCCGCATTATTTACTCTATCCGTTGAAAAGTACTTAATGGTATGTGGGCCTTCTTTGAGCAAGCTGATGGGTGATTGGTAATCCAGATATTGGTCTCCATCAATGGCTGTATAAATGTTTTGCACGCCGGAATATTTATCGCTTGCCTTTAGTTCAAACAACAATCCCTTGCCATAATAATCTTGATCATTGTTTGTATGATGTGGAGCATTTACGAATGTAATGGTGGACATCGGTGCTAGTCCATCACTAATGACTTCAAATAAGACTTCTGTTTTTGGAGTCTTTACCTCGCGAGTATCTTTATCTACGGCATAACGTGTGCGGATATAATTTGGGCCTTCGGTATCAAAATACACTGGATTGGTATATTGTTCAAATTCTTTATTTACAAGATTTACTCCTGGTTCGTCCGGTGTGCTTGACAATTTAATGTACACTGGCAGTTTTTTGTTCCAATAAAGTGTTGAATCTTTATCCAGAAAGTAGCGCGGTGAAAATTCTTTGGGTTGTGCAAAACTGAATTGCACCAGGAAGGAAGCAATGGTAAGAAACATGTATTTTTTCATAAATGGGTAAGGCTTATTTGTTGGTTAATTTTAGCGATTTTAAATGGCACGGTATTTCATATTCAATGTTAAAATATTTTTATTTTCAATTCGGCGATAATGTAATTGATGCATAAGTTTTGCTACTATATCGAGTCCAAGACCACCTGCTTTGTCTGTTTTGGGTAATGATTGTCGCATATGAATAAATTCGAGCGGATCAAAATGTATACCATCATCAACAAATTCAAGGTCTATGTTGCCTTCAGAATGTTTAAGTTGAAGGGTAATATGGTGCTCAAGATGATCTTCAAAACCATAAAAAATAATATTACTCAGGATCTCATCTACAGCAATTGAGATTTTTTTTTGATCTTCACTATCCAGGGGTAATTTGGCCATATAGGTTAACAAGGTCTCGTGGACGAGGCTTATCTCTTGAATATTATTGATAATAGTAATAAGCATAGGCCACTTCAGGAGCGTACTTTATACATGAAAGTCTTTTATCGCACTCTCCAGATCAGGAAAGTGCTTGAAGATCATAAAAAAACCGGAAATTTCAAATACTTCATTAACTGTTTTATTAAAACAACAAAAACGGATTTCGCCGTCAGACTTACGCACCAGCTTGTTGGCTGCAAGAAATATGCGCAGTCCGGCACTGGAGATATAATTAAGATCTTTAAGGTCGATGACTATACTGTGGTTGCCACCCATAATCAGTTGCTGTATTTTTGATTCTGCTTCAGGAGAGGTAGCAGCATTAAGATCTCCTGAGATACTTACTACTTTGAGCCGTTCCAGGTTTCTTATTTCAATTTCCATATGGTTTAGAATAAAATCAAAAAATAAAAAGTTTAAGGTACATAATATTTCCCTCCACATTCTATCTTAAGACGAAATATTAAACGATAGTAACCAATATTTCAAAAATTTCTGTGACTTTAATTTTTTCACCCGTATGTATATAGAACTTAATTATTCAAATAAAATCTAATAACAAACATGGGACTATTTTCTTTCTTAAAAGGTGCTGGAGAAAAACTCTTCGGCTCCAAACCATCTACCACGGCTGTTGACGCTGAAGCTGCTGCGGCTGCCGAGAAAACACAAAAAATAGCTGCAATGCAGTCATTTATCACCGGCTTAGGTCTTGATGTTCAGAATCTTGATATAGATCTGGACGGGGATGTGGTCACGGTATATGGCCAGGCTGTTAATCAGGCTGAAAAGGAAAAACTGATTTTGGCATTGGGCAATGTACAGGGGGTAGCTTCTGTAGATGATCGGGTGTCTGTAATAGCCGCTCCTGAACCTGAAGCAGATTTGTATGAGGTGAAATCTGGTGATAGTTTGTCAAAAATATCAAAACATTTTTATGGAGATCCGATGAGATATAATGAAATTTTTGAAGCAAACAAACCATTATTGTCCCATCCTGACAAAATATACCCGGGACAGATGCTGAGAATACCGAGATAAAAGCACACTATAAGAAACCATCTAAAGTCACCTCAGTTACATCTGTAGCTGAGGTTTTAGTTTTTTGTTTCAGAGGTTTTCAAACTTTCAATATAGATGGTAAGCAAGAGCACTATCCGCGAACCAATAAGTATAAATTATATAAATATTTGATAGGCAAATACTTATACCTGTGATGCGCGATGCCTAAGCAAATGATCTGCCAATACGATAGCTGCCATCGCCTCTACGATCGGTACCGCTCTGGGCACGACACAAGGGTCATGCCTGCCTTTGCCTGTCACCGTTACGGATTCACCGGTAATATCCACAGATTCTTGTTCTGGGATGATGGTTGCAACGGGTTTGAAGGCTACCCGGAAGATGATGTCCATGCCATTGGAGATCCCGCCTTGTATGCCACCGGAATGATTGCTTTTAGTTTTGATCGATTCGCCTTCTTTATAAAAAATGTCGTTATGCTGAGATCCTCGCATCGTCACTCCGGCAAAGCCTGATCCGATCTCAAATCCTTTGCAGGCATTGATACTCAACATAGCATGACCGAGCTCAGCATGTAGTTTATCGAATGCAGGCTCACCCAATCCGGGAGGACACCCTTTGATAATGCAAGTCACTGCGCCTCCTATGGTATCTCCTTCCTTTCTGACTTCTTTGATCAGGTCGATCATTTTTTCTGCCATTTGTGGATCGGGGCACCTTACAGGATTGGACTCGATTTGGGCTACATCTATATTTTCAAAATCAGGTTGATATACCAGAGGCCCTACCTGGCTTACAAAAGCATGGATATGTATATTGTGCAGATGCAATAAGAGCTTAGCTATTGCTCCTGAAGCTACCCGTGCTGCAGTCTCCCGTGCTGAAGATCTGCCTCCACCCCGATGATCCCTATAGCCCCATTTGGTTTGATAGGTAAAATCTGCGTGAGAAGGTCTAAACTTATCTTTTATATGGTCATAATCAGACGAATGCTGATCCATGTTTTTCAGCACAATACAGATCGGGGCACCCGTAGACCGATTTTCAAACACTCCGGATAAAATCTCTATCTCGTCAGCTTCTTTTCTTTGCGTCACGATATTAGATTGGCCAGGACGCCTTCGATCCATCTCCCGCTGGATGTATTCCTGCGGGATTAACAAACCGGCAGGACAACCATCGATCACCACACCTACAGCTTTGCCATGAGATTCACCAAAGGTGCTGATTTTAAATATTTCTACAAATTGATTGCCTGCCACTTGTTCTTTTTTTCGTAAAAATACAATTTAAAGGTAATCTAGGATTTTTGTTGGGCATCCATCACCGCTATACTGACCATATTGACGATCTCACTCACAGTACTACCCAGTGACAGAATATGCACTGATTTTTTCAAGCCCATGAGTACTGGTCCCAATGACTCCAGGTTGCCACCTTCTTTCAATAATTTGAAGGCGATATGGGAAGCTGCCAGGTTAGGGAATATCAACGTATTGGCAGGCCCATTGACCAATTTCGAAAAGGGAAATGCTTCTTTAACTAATTCACGATTGAGTGCAAAATTGCCTTGTATATCTCCATCGACCAGGAGGTCCGGATAGTCCCTGTGCAGAATCGTGATGGCCTCCCGCATTTTGGTAGGTATAATACCTTTGACAGAACCAAAATTGGAAAAAGAGAGCAGCGCGATCTTGGGCTCCACATTAAACTTTTTGACCACTGAGGCAGTCTGCAAAGTGATATCTACCAAAGTTTTTACATCAGGATCCAAATTGACCATCGTATCAGCAAAAAACAAAGGTCCTCTTTTGGTCAATAAAATATCCATACCGGCGACGATATGCACATCATCCGCTTTGCCAAATAGGCGCAAGGCCGGCCGCAAAAATTCCGGGTAATTGGCAGTCAATCCACTCACCATAGCATCTGCATAACCGTGCTCTATCAGGCTTAGTCCGAAATAATTCCATTCGACCATCAGGTTTTGCGCCGATCGGAGAGTCACGCCTTTGCGGTTTCTTTTATTAAAATAGGTATCCGCAAATTTTAGTCTTCTGGATTGTTCCTGGTCATTTCGAGGATCTATGATTTGAGCTTCATCCAGGGACAATTCGTATTCTGCAATCAATTGTTTGATCCGATCTTCATTGCCCAACAGGATGGGTTTGGCAAGATTTTCCTCGATACAGATCTCGGCAGCTTTGAGTATTTTATAAGACTCGGCTTCTGCAAAGACCACCCGTTTAGGGTTGGCTCTGGCCTTGGACCTGACCTGGCGGATCAATGGTTTGAACAACCCCAGTCTCTTGGTGAGTTCTTCCGCATAGGTTTCCCAATTACTGATCGGATTTAGCGCTACCCCAGTATCCATGGCGGCTTTGGCGACTGCTATAGCTACAGTGGTAATGAGCCTGGGATCTACAGGCTTGGGGATGATATAATCAGGACCAAAATGCAGATTGGCACTACTGTAAGCAGCGTTGACTTCTTCCGGCACAGGCAGTTTGGCAAGATTGGCCAGTGCATAAGCAGCGGCTAGCTTCATTTCATCATTGATAACTTTAGCACGCACATCCAGCGCCCCTCTGAATATATACGGAAATCCCAAAACATTATTGACTTGATTGGGATAGTCCGATCTACCGGTGGCCATGATCACATCGTCGCGGGTCGCCTTCGCATCGGGATAGGTAATCTCTGGGTTAGGATTGGCGAGTGCAAAAACGATGGGATTGGCAGCCATGGAGGCCAGCATCTCTTTTTTCATCACGCCGGCGATACTCAGACCTAAAAAACATCTGCATGGACCAGGGCTTCTTCCAGGGTGTCAATGTCTCTGTCGGTCACGAACTCCAGTTTTTGAGTATTGAGTCCTGTCCGCTTTTTATTGAGAACCCCATTGCTGTCCAGCATCACTATGTTTTCACTTTTTGCTCCAAGTTTTTTATAGAGTCGGGTACAGGATACTGCAGATGCCCCGGAGCCACTCACGACAATCTTTACTTCACTTATTTTTTTGTCTACAATTTCAAGTGCGTTTAATAAAGCTGCAGATGAAATGATCGCTGTCCCGTGCTGATCATCATGCATCAGAGGAATATCCAATTCTTTTTTCAGTCGATCCTCAATGTAAAAACATTCAGGGGCTTTGATGTCTTCCAGGTTGATACCACCGAAGGTAGGGGAGATCGCCTTGATAGTTTCAATGAGTTTGTCAGGATCAGTCTCATTGATCTCTATATCAAACACATCGATGTCTGCATAGATCTTGAAGAGCAGGCCTTTGCCTTCCATGACCGGCTTGCCGGCCAGGGCGCCTATATTGCCAAGGCCTAATACGGCAGTGCCATTAGAAATGACTGC
The window above is part of the Saprospiraceae bacterium genome. Proteins encoded here:
- a CDS encoding T9SS type A sorting domain-containing protein, which gives rise to MTAIQKVIVKHRSDFEVVFPADLEVSCEANDATDTSRTGIPQISDDDCEQVGVRYEDEISTVTDGACYKIIRTWTLIDWCIYDPNAHTIHPDVIVDDRLRANDKDRACIFRNLKDNGDGYVKYVQIIKVTDHQAPVVTCKDSTLCITSGCTANVNIPLVGTDNCADKVLFRVDITRPDNSTETRVDVSAISGTFAAGIYKVRIIGRDHCGNEDTCQMNLTIKDCKAPTPYCLNGVATVVMPSTGSIQIWAKDLDRASEDNCTAKDKLKFSFSSNTAEASRVLSCSDILNGREQAIELSIWVTDEAGNANFCRTYILLQDNGGTPGGVCKDTTVSFANVTGRLYTEDQEGVEFATVEVKGQSSAGIPSFKTASDGSYLFSSLPMSGIQSIKALRDDNPMNGVSTLDLILIQKHILGTEKLKSAYKMIAADINNNDDISVLDLIELRKLILGLYDKLPNNTSWKFVPKSHTFTDIDNPWGYPTEDVIHDMKEQMTSDFVGVKIGDVNSSALSHSLMGTEIRGNETGLIFEVQDKLYRKGERVEVAFTSPNFKGVSGFQGTMSIGNKQLAIDKIDAGSIKVMEDNIGRRWEQEGLITMSWNSAQSVDLTDREVLFTMVFTAQSDGKLSDVLRIGSQHTKAESYEGRGELGNVSIRFIGQNGQEVAGRSALYQNYPNPFDQRTVIGLNLAEAGRGTLKVTDITGRTIKVIEKDWSKGYQEVWIDRRDIQATGVLYYSFDSKTFRAVKKMIILE
- a CDS encoding STAS domain-containing protein yields the protein MEIEIRNLERLKVVSISGDLNAATSPEAESKIQQLIMGGNHSIVIDLKDLNYISSAGLRIFLAANKLVRKSDGEIRFCCFNKTVNEVFEISGFFMIFKHFPDLESAIKDFHV
- a CDS encoding SpoIIE family protein phosphatase, whose product is MQSQPGRWRPIWSFLYILYTFGAYGQIQPLSRNDSAFVAEAQEKYEQSLSQNNLKQASGHLNDIAFKYWNHNDYNKAIEYYEKSLGLNKSIGNENGEAMINSNLGLLYADVKNFEKSYSYFQRTLAARKSFDQKEGVVQAMINCAGALNALKRYPESLDLLEEAASLARQIKRQDLMLEYLLKCYANLSETYEKAGDLKKSRHYYDSYKIFLEKSKSMDLDLLRSKVDEERVLKELAIVNEQQKEKALLQKQYELKKAELELNNTDSINQKLFEDLDKSAIQLLALKQKSTIDSLNAAQEKLLNQAIINQERSFRNILGIIALALIAISFFIYRNFIQERRSKKILAEKNQVIEKQNKELSGLNRIIAKHNERMKKELDVGQEIQMSMLPKVYPTTTLLDMYALLNPAREVGGDLYDFFMIDDDHLLFGIGDVSGKGVPAALFMAVTKTLVKAHGGKLASPGDILTAVNIDISASNDQSMFVSYFLGILDLKSGALTYSNAGHLMPLLKMEDTCRKLTGLHGPVLGAIENYHYTNSLVNIKQGELFLLFTDGVTEAMNQKHELYSDDRLFSFLQKYKVKDTKSLIEALIVDLDKFTLQEEQSDDITIMALSRK
- a CDS encoding MBL fold metallo-hydrolase, with protein sequence MNVKFWGCRGSLPASYKAESVHQAIQFVLNKAVELGVNHQTNLEEFIKELPFGIRSTYGTNTPCVEIVGGSEYIICDAGSGMRDLGKSLVSNRSDKHMVINLIMSHLHWDHMQGFPFFIPAYIQGTTIRIWGCHPNIEESFIKQQESPFFPVRLSDMGANISFYRMVPGQQYNLGGIEIGIQEQPHPGLSYGYSFISGGKKIVYSTDVEHEEVTNDGLNPFIDFYQNADVLIIDGQFNLADHLYTKQNWGHSSNLIAIEMATISAVKTLCLFHADHLLDDIQLDKFLADSKRYHEIYAPGSKMNIVLAYDGMLLEA
- the aroC gene encoding chorismate synthase is translated as MAGNQFVEIFKISTFGESHGKAVGVVIDGCPAGLLIPQEYIQREMDRRRPGQSNIVTQRKEADEIEILSGVFENRSTGAPICIVLKNMDQHSSDYDHIKDKFRPSHADFTYQTKWGYRDHRGGGRSSARETAARVASGAIAKLLLHLHNIHIHAFVSQVGPLVYQPDFENIDVAQIESNPVRCPDPQMAEKMIDLIKEVRKEGDTIGGAVTCIIKGCPPGLGEPAFDKLHAELGHAMLSINACKGFEIGSGFAGVTMRGSQHNDIFYKEGESIKTKSNHSGGIQGGISNGMDIIFRVAFKPVATIIPEQESVDITGESVTVTGKGRHDPCVVPRAVPIVEAMAAIVLADHLLRHRASQV
- the lysM gene encoding peptidoglycan-binding protein LysM, with amino-acid sequence MGLFSFLKGAGEKLFGSKPSTTAVDAEAAAAAEKTQKIAAMQSFITGLGLDVQNLDIDLDGDVVTVYGQAVNQAEKEKLILALGNVQGVASVDDRVSVIAAPEPEADLYEVKSGDSLSKISKHFYGDPMRYNEIFEANKPLLSHPDKIYPGQMLRIPR
- a CDS encoding ATP-binding protein; this encodes MLITIINNIQEISLVHETLLTYMAKLPLDSEDQKKISIAVDEILSNIIFYGFEDHLEHHITLQLKHSEGNIDLEFVDDGIHFDPLEFIHMRQSLPKTDKAGGLGLDIVAKLMHQLHYRRIENKNILTLNMKYRAI